The proteins below are encoded in one region of Hordeum vulgare subsp. vulgare chromosome 3H, MorexV3_pseudomolecules_assembly, whole genome shotgun sequence:
- the LOC123443469 gene encoding uncharacterized isomerase BH0283-like: MGRKAIRYAVVDAFATEPFKGNPAAVCLLEDDNAADERWMQSVATEFNLSETAFLVRDFSRPASAAPLFHLRWFTPVTEVDLCGHATLASAHFLFTVVLPEHGIIEFMTKSGILTAEKVPPPGDAGAHGKLFIELNFPMIDFLGCNETPSIPETLNGASVVSVHKSAADGDLIVELSSAKEVADIIPNIDEIKKLSCGGIMVTGPAPAGSGYDFFTRLFCPKFGMDEDPVTGSIHCVLGPYWGRKLGKQKLKAFQASPRGGTLYLELDDANRRVKIQGETITVMAGTLLV, from the exons ATGGGCAGGAAAGCCATCCGATACGCCGTG GTGGACGCCTTCGCGACCGAGCCGTTCAAGGGCAACCCCGCCGCGGTGTGCCTCCTCGAGGACGACAACGCCGCGGACGAGCGGTGGATGCAGTCCGTCGCCACCGAGTTCAACCTCTCGGAGACCGCCTTCCTCGTGCGCGACTTCTCCCGGCCCGCCAGCGCCGCCCCGCTCTTCCACCTCCGATGGTTCACTCCCGTCACCGAG GTCGACCTGTGTGGGCACGCGACGTTGGCCTCCGCCCACTTCCTCTTCACGGTCGTTCTGCCGGAGCATGGCATAATCGAGTTCATGACCAAGTCCGGTATCTTGACTGCAGAGAAAGTTCCTCCACCAGGGGACGCAGGCGCCCACGGGAAGCTGTTTATTGAACTGAATTTCCCCATGATTGATTTTCTGGGCTGCAACGAGACGCCGTCGATTCCGGAGACCCTAAACGGCGCATCAGTGGTCAGTGTTCACAAATCGGCGGCCGACGGTGATCTCATT GTGGAACTTTCTTCAGCAAAAGAGGTTGCCGACATAATTCCTAACATCGATGAAATAAAAAAATTGTCCTGTGGCGGTATCATGGTTACAGGACCGGCACCTGCTGGATCTGGTTATGACTTCTTCACACGTTTATTCTGCCCAAAATTTGGGATGGATGAG GACCCTGTTACTGGCAGTATACACTGTGTATTGGGACCCTATTGGGGTAGAAAGCTTGGGAAGCAAAAACTGAAGGCATTTCAA GCATCTCCAAGGGGTGGAACGCTATACCTGGAACTGGATGACGCAAATCGGAGAGTGAAAATCCAAGGAGAAACTATTACTGTCATGGCCGGGACACTCCTGGTGTAA